One genomic window of Sardina pilchardus chromosome 15, fSarPil1.1, whole genome shotgun sequence includes the following:
- the tie1 gene encoding tyrosine-protein kinase receptor Tie-1 isoform X4 encodes MIYVILLLCFISSSDSVMDLTMISEVGPNGNMHKLTCVSGERNPKLNLDIKKDNTIIMYPKNPTFKVTPVAGVANEARKVIASGFHQIEHAGIFHCRSSHHTVTLVSNLYKEGLFPAQLSVTANKGDTVELVTHINKTDRKEEITWKHNGNFYSTTHVQERVENTAKLTLSQVTEENAGIYSANFIGQSMLFGAIMRLIVRACPGMKWGLACDQDCPECLNGGVCHDKSGDCICPPGFMGMRCETACREGKFGHNCQESCSKLMNCKGLSFCLLDPYGCSCASGWHGALCNEKCPDGMYGADCRLRCDCKNGGTCNPYSGCQCQTGWRGQHCEKSEHAPRIIEMDDNLEWNLHSSPKLTCSATGNPPPRHMSIVLRKLDSTELQPIHTTTDSNKSTAHFEIPRLQAEHGGLWECRVSTNGGQDSRKFNLTVKEPPCPTTAPTLLEKGSKYLQVKLWDTYRGDGPIIATKVLYKRLDSSDLFSSFSVYNTDPISLMHLQPSTRYLVQVQLSRPGEGGEGASGPEAIMKTDCPGPSSPQNIRVDHIAFNAVRVQWQPPVDPNGGIIKYTIEYQPVGQKSVHLWVDTEDGNKTTKDITALNGSTHYQFRVRAFSKVPGEWSAFVEAPIQGDGTLRFTPTTQEVIKPGGDSSQLLVAVVGSVTVTCVTILLALVVLFCIRKSLLKRRRTFTYQSGSGEETILQFNSGTLTLTRRPKPNPEPLTYPILVWEDIKFEDVIGEGNFGQVIKAMIKNKDGNKMSAAIKMLKEFASENDHRDFAGELEVLCKLGQHPNIINLIGACENRGYLYIAIEYAPYGNLLDFLRKSRVLETDPAFAKEHGTASTLTSQQLLQFAVDVANGMHYLSDKQFIHRDLAARNVLVGENLVAKIADFGLSRGEEVYVKKTMGRLPVRWMAIESLNYSVYTTKSDVWSFGVLLWEIVSLGGTPYCGMTCAELYEKLPQGYRMEKPKNCDDEVYELMRQCWRDRPYERPPFSQISVQLTRMQEARKAYVNMALFENFTYAGIDATAEEA; translated from the exons ATGATTTACGTCATTTTACTGTTATGTTTTATCTCCTCATCAG ACTCTGTCATGGATCTCACCATGATTTCTGAAGTGGGGCCCAATGGCAACATGCACAAATTGACGTGTGTCAGTGGTGAGCGcaaccctaaacttaacctggATATCAAGAAAGACAACACAATCATCATGTATCCAAAAAATCCCACGTTCAAAGTGACCCCAGTGGCCGGTGTGGCCAATGAAGCCAGAAAGGTGATCGCATCTGGCTTCCATCAAATAGAGCATGCAGGCATTTTTCACTGCCGTTCCAGCCATCATACAGTGACTTTGGTCAGCAACCTTTACAAAG AGGGGCTGTTCCCAGCACAACTCTCTGTCACTGCCAATAAGGGAGATACAGTGGAATTggtcacacacatcaacaaaacgGATAGAAAAGAAGAGATCACATGGAAACATAATG GTAATTTCTACTCTACAACACATGTGCAAGAACGGGTAGAAAATACAGCCAAGCTGACTTTAAGCCAAGTCACTGAGGAAAACGCTGGGATCTACAGTGCCAACTTCATTGGTCAGAGTATGCTCTTTGGTGCCATCATGAGACTCATTGTGAGAG CTTGTCCGGGCATGAAGTGGGGGCTCGCCTGCGATCAGGACTGTCCCGAGTGCCTCAACGGTGGGGTGTGTCACGACAAGAGTGGCGACTGCATCTGCCCGCCGGGGTTCATGGGAATGCGCTGCGAGACAG CATGCCGGGAAGGGAAGTTTGGTCACAACTGTCAGGAATCCTGTAGTAAGCTGATGAACTGCAAAGGATTAAGCTTCTGTCTGCTGGATCCTTATGGATGCTCCTGCGCCAGTGGTTGGCATGGAGCTCTCTGCAATGAAA AATGCCCAGATGGCATGTATGGTGCGGATTGTCGACTGCGCTGTGACTGCAAGAACGGGGGAACCTGCAACCCTTACAGTGGATGCCAGTGCCAGACAGGGTGGCGTGGGCAACACTGCGAGAAATCAG AGCACGCCCCTCGGATCATTGAGATGGACGACAACCTGGAGTGGAACCTGCACTCAAGCCCGAAGCTCACGTGCTCTGCCACGGGCAACCCCCCGCCTAGGCACATGAGCATAGTGCTGCGCAAGCTGGACAGCACTGAACTTCAG CCTATCCACACGACCACTGACTCGAACAAGAGCACCGCCCATTTTGAAATCCCTCGCTTGCAAGCAGAGCACGGAGGCCTGTGGGAGTGCAGAGTATCGACAAACGGCGGGCAGGACTCACGCAAGTTCAATCTAACTGTCAAAG AGCCACCATGTCCCACCACAGCTCCCACACTGCTGGAGAAGGGCAGCAAGTATCTCCAGGTGAAGCTGTGGGACACCTACCGAGGAGACGGACCCATCATCGCCACCAAAGTCCTCTACAAACGCCTGGACTCGTCggatctcttctcctcctttagcG taTACAACACTGACCCCATCAGCCTGATGCACCTGCAGCCCTCCACCAGGTATCTTGTGCAGGTCCAGCTCAGCCGgcctggggagggaggagagggggcctCCGGACCAGAGGCCATCATGAAGACCGACTGTCCAG gaCCCTCGTCACCGCAGAACATCCGTGTGGACCACATCGCCTTCAACGCAGTGCGAGTTCAGTGGCAGCCTCCAGTGGACCCCAACGGGGGCATCATTAAGTACACCATTGAGTACCAACCTGTCGGCCAAAAGAGCGTGCATCTCTGGGTGGACACCGAAGATGGCAACAAGACCACCAAAGACATTACTGCCCTCAATGGCAGCACCCACTATCAGTTCAGGGTCAGGGCATTTTCCAAGGTGCCTGGAGAGTGGAGTGCGTTTGTGGAAGCCCCGATCCAAGGAGATG GTACACTCAGATTCACACCCACCACCCAGGAAGTGATAAAACCAGGGGGGGACAGCTCTCAGCtcctggtggcggtggtgggctCGGTGACCGTCACCTGTGTCACCATCCTCCTGGCCCTGGTGGTCCTCTTCTGCATACGCAAAAGCCTGCTCAAACGTCGGCGCACGTTCACCTACCAGTCTGGATCG GGGGAGGAGACCATCCTGCAGTTCAACTCGGGCACCCTGACCCTGACCAGGCGCCCAAAGCCCAACCCAGAGCCTCTGACATACCCCATCCTGGTGTGGGAGGACATCAAGTTTGAGGACGTCATCGGTGAGGGCAACTTTGGTCAAGTGATCAAGGCTATGATCAAGAACAAGGACGGCAACAAGATGAGTGCTGCCATCAAAATGCTGAAAG AGTTTGCCTCTGAGAATGATCACAGAGACTTTGCAGGAGAACTGGAGGTCCTTTGTAAACTTGGCCAGCACCCCAACATCATTAACCTCATTGGTGCCTGTGAGAATAGAG GGTACCTCTACATTGCCATTGAATACGCACCTTACGGGAATCTGCTGGACTTTCTGAGAAAGAGCCGTGTCTTAGAGACAGACCCAGCCTTCGCCAAAGAGCATGGCACTGCGTCGACTCTTACCTCTCAACAGCTGCTTCAGTTTGCTGTTGATGTAGCCAATGGCATGCATTATCTTAGTGACAAACAG TTTATCCACAGAGATTTAGCTGCCAGAAATGTGCTGGTAGGAGAAAACCTGGTTGCCAAGATTGCCGATTTTGGTTTGTCtcgaggagaggaggtgtatgTCAAGAAGACCATG GGGAGATTGCCTGTGCGATGGATGGCTATAGAGTCGCTAAATTACAGTGTTTACACCACAAAGAGTGATGT ATGGTCATTTGGGGTCCTTCTCTGGGAGATTGTGAGCTTAG